Genomic DNA from Deltaproteobacteria bacterium:
AAGTGCTGCTGTTTCTGGCAAGGCAGTAACTATGCAGATATCAATATCTCCACCTTTTGTTATATCATTAAGACGACTGCCAAAAAGCCATGCTTGACTATCATCATATGAAGATAGTTGTGTTTTTAAATATTGGTGAATACTATTAATTTCATTTGGTAAAAGACGCATAAATTAAACTCAAATTTTTTTCTCAAGTAATAATAAGCGCGGTGCCGTATCTTTTAATGTATTAAACATGACTTCAG
This window encodes:
- a CDS encoding nucleotidyltransferase domain-containing protein, with amino-acid sequence MRLLPNEINSIHQYLKTQLSSYDDSQAWLFGSRLNDITKGGDIDICIVTALPETAALLRKRLHYFRSELRELLDDQRVDISIIDQQTAMTQPFWQQALKEAVAIL